A section of the Streptococcus oriscaviae genome encodes:
- the dnaG gene encoding DNA primase produces the protein MLNKDKINEIKQAVNIVDIIGESVALTKAGRNYLGLCPFHGEKTPSFNVVEDKQFYHCFGCGKSGDVFKFIEDYRGISFVDSVQVVAEKAGFQLDIQPSFSPQEKKEHPHQVLYDIHSEATKFYHALLMTTKMGEPARAYLHQRGLTDEVMKTFQIGLAPSEPNYLFQGLSQKFSEADLLNSGLFNAADNNQVYDAFQGRIIFPLTDEYGRVVAFSGRIWQAADLANKQIAKYKNSRSTAIFNKSYELYHLDKAKATIKKSREVYLMEGFMDVIAAHRAGIDNAVASMGTALTREQVQHLSKFCKKVVLTYDGDAAGQAATVKALEELKDFQVEIVTLPDNMDPDEFIARHSEEALEQVLTKSRISDVEFLIHYLKPENPDNLQMQIEFVDQIAPIIAKTASITAQNSYIYKVADLLSDFDYGQVEQAVNTVRLQHRQERSQQVYQQSSPTSPLQELPRQSKITSLMRTENHLLYRMKEHAYILNNYRLREDFYFITPELQTLFLLLKKHGEISSYDLAQQDEAVQRAWYRVLEEKLPIEIGENELEELEERRHRELLKKESQAKTRLIREHSHIGNDDLALDELAQLIAQKRKME, from the coding sequence TTGCTGAACAAAGATAAAATCAATGAGATTAAACAAGCGGTTAATATTGTCGATATTATTGGAGAATCCGTCGCACTAACCAAGGCTGGTCGTAATTATTTGGGGCTCTGCCCTTTTCATGGGGAAAAAACGCCCTCCTTCAACGTCGTGGAGGATAAACAATTCTATCATTGTTTTGGTTGTGGGAAATCTGGAGATGTCTTCAAATTTATCGAGGACTATCGAGGCATTTCTTTTGTGGACAGTGTGCAGGTGGTTGCAGAGAAGGCTGGTTTCCAGCTGGATATTCAGCCTAGTTTCTCCCCACAAGAGAAAAAGGAGCATCCTCATCAGGTTTTATACGACATTCATAGTGAGGCAACCAAGTTCTACCATGCTCTTTTGATGACGACCAAGATGGGGGAGCCGGCGAGAGCCTACTTGCACCAGCGTGGTCTGACAGATGAAGTGATGAAGACTTTCCAGATCGGTCTTGCACCGAGTGAGCCGAACTATCTGTTTCAAGGCTTATCGCAAAAATTTTCCGAAGCGGATCTCCTAAATTCTGGTCTGTTTAATGCGGCTGACAACAACCAAGTTTACGATGCTTTTCAGGGAAGAATCATCTTTCCTTTGACAGATGAGTACGGTCGAGTCGTTGCCTTCTCTGGTCGAATCTGGCAAGCGGCAGATTTAGCCAACAAGCAGATAGCCAAGTATAAAAATAGTAGAAGCACTGCTATTTTTAATAAGAGTTACGAACTATATCATTTGGACAAGGCAAAAGCGACGATTAAAAAGAGTCGCGAAGTCTATCTGATGGAAGGATTCATGGATGTGATTGCTGCTCATCGAGCAGGAATTGACAATGCAGTAGCTTCGATGGGAACAGCCTTGACGCGAGAACAGGTTCAACACCTATCTAAGTTTTGCAAGAAGGTTGTTTTGACCTATGATGGGGATGCAGCAGGACAAGCGGCAACTGTTAAGGCCTTGGAGGAACTGAAAGACTTCCAAGTGGAGATTGTAACCCTCCCTGACAATATGGATCCGGATGAGTTTATTGCTCGCCATTCAGAAGAAGCCCTAGAACAAGTCCTAACTAAGTCTAGGATTAGCGATGTTGAGTTTTTGATTCATTATCTAAAACCGGAAAATCCTGACAATTTGCAGATGCAGATTGAATTTGTAGATCAAATCGCTCCAATTATTGCAAAAACTGCCTCGATTACCGCGCAGAATTCCTATATCTACAAAGTGGCGGATCTGTTGTCTGATTTTGATTATGGTCAGGTGGAACAAGCGGTCAATACTGTGCGACTGCAACACAGACAAGAACGTAGTCAGCAGGTTTATCAGCAATCTAGTCCTACCTCGCCTTTGCAGGAACTTCCTCGTCAGTCAAAGATTACGAGTCTGATGCGGACGGAAAATCATCTTCTCTATCGGATGAAAGAACATGCCTATATTCTGAATAATTATCGCTTAAGAGAGGATTTTTACTTCATCACACCCGAATTGCAGACACTTTTTCTCTTGCTCAAGAAACATGGAGAAATCAGTTCCTATGACCTTGCCCAGCAAGACGAGGCTGTCCAACGTGCCTGGTATCGTGTCTTAGAAGAAAAATTACCAATCGAAATAGGCGAAAATGAGTTAGAAGAATTGGAAGAACGTCGCCATCGTGAATTGTTAAAAAAGGAAAGCCAAGCCAAAACGCGCCTTATCCGGGAACATTCCCATATTGGAAATGATGATTTAGCCCTGGATGAATTAGCACAACTGATTGCACAGAAAAGAAAAATGGAGTAA
- the rpsU gene encoding 30S ribosomal protein S21 has translation MSKTVVRKNESLDDALRRFKRAVTKAGTLQETRKREFYEKPSVKRKRKSEAARKRKKF, from the coding sequence ATGTCAAAAACAGTAGTACGCAAGAACGAATCACTTGATGATGCTCTTCGTCGTTTCAAACGTGCGGTTACTAAAGCTGGTACTCTTCAAGAAACACGCAAACGCGAATTCTACGAAAAACCATCTGTAAAACGTAAACGTAAATCAGAAGCAGCTCGTAAGCGTAAGAAATTCTAA
- the mscL gene encoding large conductance mechanosensitive channel protein MscL: MLKDLKAFLFKGNVLDLAVAVIIGGAFGAIITSLVNDIITPLILSPALKAANVENIAQLAWNGVKYGSFLSAIINFLIIGTSLFFVVKVAEKAMPKKEEAPAGPTQEELLAEIRDLLKNK; this comes from the coding sequence ATGTTGAAAGATTTGAAAGCTTTTTTGTTTAAAGGTAATGTGCTTGACTTGGCAGTTGCTGTGATTATCGGTGGAGCTTTTGGTGCTATCATCACTTCTTTGGTTAATGATATCATCACACCACTCATTTTGAGTCCAGCATTGAAAGCTGCAAACGTTGAAAACATCGCACAACTTGCTTGGAACGGTGTTAAATACGGTAGCTTCTTGAGCGCTATCATCAACTTCTTGATTATCGGTACTTCACTCTTCTTCGTAGTGAAGGTTGCTGAAAAAGCAATGCCTAAAAAAGAAGAAGCTCCAGCTGGTCCAACTCAAGAAGAACTTCTTGCAGAAATCCGCGACTTGTTGAAAAACAAATAA
- a CDS encoding TIGR01457 family HAD-type hydrolase, which yields MNYKGYLIDLDGTIYKGKSRIPAGERFVQELQKRQIPYLFVTNNTTRRPEAVQQMLAEEFNVQTPLKTIYTASLATIDYMNDLGREKTVYVIGEDGLKSAIFEAGYVENQEEPAYVVVGLDTEVTYEKLAIATLAIENGATFIGTNPDLNIPTERGLLPGAGSLIALLEAATRVKPIFIGKPEAVIMDKALALLGTERSQTLMVGDNYMTDIRAGIDNGFPTLLVLTGFTKAEEVSDLPIAPTHVLSSLDEWRFDEN from the coding sequence GTGAATTACAAGGGATATTTAATTGATTTAGATGGAACCATTTATAAGGGGAAAAGCCGAATACCGGCTGGTGAGCGTTTTGTGCAGGAATTGCAGAAACGTCAGATTCCCTATCTGTTTGTGACCAATAACACGACCAGAAGGCCAGAAGCGGTGCAGCAGATGTTGGCGGAAGAGTTTAATGTCCAGACGCCTTTGAAGACCATTTACACCGCAAGTTTGGCTACGATTGACTATATGAATGACTTGGGGCGTGAAAAGACAGTCTATGTCATCGGAGAAGATGGTCTTAAATCTGCTATTTTTGAGGCAGGCTATGTAGAAAATCAAGAAGAACCAGCCTATGTCGTGGTTGGACTGGATACAGAAGTGACTTACGAGAAATTAGCAATTGCTACCCTTGCTATTGAAAATGGTGCCACCTTTATCGGAACTAATCCTGACCTCAATATTCCAACAGAGCGCGGCTTATTACCTGGGGCGGGTTCGCTGATTGCCCTTTTAGAGGCTGCGACACGGGTTAAACCAATCTTTATTGGCAAGCCAGAAGCAGTGATTATGGACAAGGCATTGGCCTTGCTTGGTACCGAGCGTAGCCAGACCCTCATGGTAGGGGACAACTATATGACGGACATTCGGGCTGGGATTGATAATGGCTTTCCAACTCTCCTTGTATTGACAGGCTTCACTAAAGCTGAGGAGGTGTCTGATTTGCCAATTGCTCCGACCCATGTTCTATCTAGTCTGGATGAGTGGAGGTTTGATGAAAACTAG
- the rpoD gene encoding RNA polymerase sigma factor RpoD produces MTSKKADKKTEVTTFDVQVADFIRNHKKEGTAIDDEINDKLVIPFTLDADGIDDLLQRIQDAGISIIDKSGNPSARVMQVEEEPELSDEELLGSNSAKVNDPVRMYLKEIGVVPLLTNEEEQELALAVEAGDPEAKQRLAEANLRLVVSIAKRYVGRGMQFLDLIQEGNMGLMKAVDKFDYSKGFKFSTYATWWIRQAITRAIADQARTIRIPVHMVETINKLVREQRNLLQELGQDPTPEQIAERMDMTPDKVREILKIAQEPVSLETPIGEEDDSHLGDFIEDEVIENPVDYTTRVVLREQLDEVLDTLTDREENVLRLRFGLDDGKMRTLEDVGKVFNVTRERIRQIEAKALRKLRHPSRSKPLRDFIED; encoded by the coding sequence ATGACAAGCAAAAAAGCAGATAAAAAAACAGAAGTAACGACCTTTGATGTTCAAGTAGCGGACTTTATCCGCAACCATAAAAAGGAAGGTACAGCTATTGATGATGAAATCAATGACAAGCTGGTTATTCCATTTACTTTGGATGCTGATGGCATTGATGACTTGTTGCAACGCATTCAAGATGCAGGAATTTCAATTATTGATAAATCCGGAAACCCTAGTGCTCGCGTTATGCAAGTAGAAGAAGAACCTGAACTGAGCGATGAAGAGTTGCTGGGCAGCAATTCTGCCAAGGTCAACGACCCAGTCCGCATGTACCTGAAAGAAATCGGGGTTGTGCCTCTTTTGACCAACGAAGAAGAGCAAGAACTGGCCCTGGCTGTTGAAGCTGGGGATCCTGAAGCCAAGCAGCGTCTGGCAGAAGCTAACCTGCGTCTGGTGGTTTCTATTGCTAAGCGCTATGTAGGCCGCGGTATGCAGTTCCTAGATTTAATTCAAGAAGGAAATATGGGTCTCATGAAGGCGGTCGATAAATTTGACTACTCAAAAGGTTTCAAATTCTCGACCTATGCAACTTGGTGGATCCGCCAGGCCATTACCCGTGCCATTGCAGACCAAGCCAGAACTATCCGTATTCCTGTGCACATGGTTGAAACCATCAACAAATTGGTGCGGGAACAACGCAACCTCCTGCAAGAATTGGGACAAGACCCAACTCCAGAACAAATTGCAGAACGGATGGATATGACGCCTGATAAGGTTCGTGAAATCCTCAAGATTGCTCAAGAACCAGTTTCCTTGGAAACGCCAATTGGCGAAGAGGATGATAGCCACTTGGGTGACTTTATCGAGGACGAAGTGATTGAAAATCCAGTAGATTATACGACTCGTGTTGTTCTCCGTGAGCAACTGGATGAGGTCCTGGATACCCTGACCGACCGAGAAGAAAATGTCCTCCGCCTGCGCTTCGGACTGGATGATGGAAAAATGCGTACCCTAGAAGATGTGGGCAAGGTCTTCAATGTGACCCGCGAACGCATCCGCCAAATCGAAGCCAAAGCCCTCCGCAAGCTCCGCCACCCATCCCGCAGCAAACCACTCAGAGACTTTATTGAGGATTAA
- the galE gene encoding UDP-glucose 4-epimerase GalE: MSILVTGGAGYIGSHTVVELLNLGQEVVIVDNLSNSSPLVLDRIEAITGKRPAFYELDVADKDGLRQIFAAEKIEAAIHFAGYKAVGESVEKPIMYYENNIMSTLALVEVMAEFDVKKIVFSSSATVYGLNNPSPLVETMPTSATNPYGYTKVMLEQILRDVEVADNSWSIALLRYFNPIGAHSSGLIGEDPSGIPNNLMPFIAQVAVGKRQELSVFGNDYDTIDGTGVRDYIHVVDLALGHIKALEKIANTKGVHTYNLGSGQGTSVLELVQAFEKVNGIPVPYKIVERRPGDVATCFANADKALAELNWKTEKTIEDMCKDTWNWQSKNPNGYRE; the protein is encoded by the coding sequence ATGTCTATCTTAGTTACTGGTGGTGCTGGTTATATCGGTAGCCACACCGTTGTTGAATTGTTAAACTTGGGGCAAGAAGTTGTCATTGTAGACAATTTATCAAACTCCAGTCCTCTGGTTTTAGATCGCATCGAAGCGATTACGGGCAAACGTCCCGCTTTTTACGAATTGGATGTAGCGGATAAGGACGGCTTGCGTCAGATTTTTGCAGCTGAGAAGATTGAGGCAGCCATCCATTTTGCAGGCTATAAGGCGGTAGGTGAGTCGGTTGAAAAGCCGATTATGTATTATGAAAACAACATCATGTCAACCTTGGCTCTGGTTGAGGTTATGGCTGAATTTGATGTGAAGAAGATTGTTTTCAGTTCCAGCGCCACTGTCTATGGGCTCAATAATCCATCTCCTCTAGTGGAAACTATGCCAACCAGCGCTACAAACCCTTACGGTTATACCAAGGTTATGCTAGAACAAATTCTGCGCGATGTAGAAGTTGCAGATAACTCATGGAGCATTGCTCTATTGCGCTATTTCAATCCAATTGGTGCCCACTCTTCTGGCTTGATTGGGGAGGATCCGTCTGGTATTCCAAATAATCTGATGCCATTCATCGCTCAGGTTGCAGTTGGAAAGCGCCAAGAACTGAGCGTATTTGGTAATGACTACGATACAATAGATGGAACAGGTGTCCGGGATTATATCCATGTGGTTGATTTAGCTCTTGGGCATATTAAGGCTCTCGAAAAGATTGCTAACACCAAAGGTGTACATACCTACAATCTAGGGTCTGGGCAGGGAACCAGTGTGCTTGAATTGGTGCAGGCCTTTGAAAAGGTCAATGGGATTCCAGTTCCCTATAAGATTGTTGAACGCCGTCCTGGGGATGTGGCAACTTGCTTTGCCAATGCAGATAAAGCACTTGCAGAGTTGAATTGGAAGACAGAGAAGACGATTGAGGATATGTGTAAGGATACCTGGAACTGGCAGTCCAAGAATCCAAACGGTTATCGGGAATAA
- a CDS encoding NUDIX hydrolase N-terminal domain-containing protein — translation MTEQDKWLEWAVRLQALAQAGLAYGRDVYDIERFEEIRQIAAEMLVEPSGQPLEVVKELFCKEVGYQTPKLDTRAAIFQDGKILLVQEKDGLWALPGGWCDVDQSVKDNVVKEVKEEAGLDVEVERVVAILDKAKNNPSKSAIRVTKIFLLCRCLGGSFQPNIETVASGYFALDNLPALSLAKNTPEQLALCFEASQAQHWETRFD, via the coding sequence ATGACAGAACAGGATAAATGGCTAGAATGGGCTGTTCGTTTGCAGGCCCTAGCACAGGCAGGCTTGGCTTATGGACGTGATGTTTACGACATTGAGCGTTTTGAGGAGATCAGGCAGATTGCTGCCGAGATGTTGGTTGAGCCTTCAGGACAGCCCCTTGAGGTAGTGAAGGAGCTGTTTTGTAAAGAAGTTGGTTACCAGACGCCTAAGCTTGATACTCGCGCAGCCATTTTTCAAGACGGAAAGATTCTACTGGTGCAAGAGAAAGATGGTCTGTGGGCCCTACCAGGAGGCTGGTGCGATGTGGATCAGTCTGTCAAGGACAATGTTGTCAAAGAAGTTAAAGAAGAAGCAGGGCTGGATGTGGAAGTGGAGCGGGTAGTGGCGATCTTGGACAAGGCCAAAAATAATCCTAGTAAATCAGCCATCCGAGTAACCAAGATTTTCCTTCTCTGCCGATGCCTAGGAGGAAGTTTTCAACCCAATATAGAAACCGTAGCTAGTGGCTATTTTGCTCTCGATAATCTTCCTGCCCTTTCACTAGCTAAAAATACTCCAGAACAGTTGGCCCTTTGCTTTGAAGCAAGTCAGGCCCAGCACTGGGAAACACGATTTGATTAA
- a CDS encoding TIGR01906 family membrane protein has product MKTRLQQFAVILSILSGAILATIYLAWLFYPVEINVLNLEGIVYMKAADISYNFNVLLNYLTNPLVQVLEMPNFSSSADGLHHFEQVKWLFHLTQAIFVLTIPILVLFFKQVIQKGYGPLVQKGFIWAAVLPMLIGILGLLIGFDAFFVLFHQVLFVGDSTWLFNPATDPVIYILPQEFFLHCFVLFFLIYEVLCLSFVWLTRKK; this is encoded by the coding sequence ATGAAAACTAGATTACAACAGTTTGCGGTTATCCTCTCTATTCTTTCAGGAGCCATTCTAGCGACGATCTATCTTGCATGGCTTTTTTATCCAGTAGAAATCAATGTCTTGAACTTGGAAGGCATTGTCTATATGAAAGCAGCAGATATTTCTTACAACTTCAATGTCTTGCTTAACTACCTGACCAATCCGTTGGTGCAGGTACTTGAGATGCCAAATTTTTCGTCCTCAGCTGATGGACTTCATCATTTTGAACAGGTCAAATGGCTTTTCCATCTGACGCAGGCTATTTTTGTGCTGACAATACCTATTCTTGTGCTTTTTTTCAAACAAGTGATTCAGAAAGGGTACGGTCCTCTAGTTCAAAAGGGCTTTATTTGGGCAGCAGTACTGCCTATGCTAATCGGGATTTTGGGGTTGCTGATTGGTTTTGATGCCTTCTTTGTCCTTTTTCATCAGGTTCTCTTTGTTGGCGATAGTACCTGGCTCTTTAATCCTGCAACGGATCCAGTCATCTATATACTGCCGCAAGAATTCTTTTTGCATTGCTTTGTCCTTTTTTTCTTGATTTATGAAGTGCTATGTCTAAGCTTTGTCTGGTTAACTAGAAAAAAATAG
- a CDS encoding metal-sulfur cluster assembly factor, with amino-acid sequence MAYTEDQIKDIQERIFHALEEVIDPELGIDIINLGLIYEIRFVEGKAEIDMTLTTMGCPLADLITDQIHDVLTSVPEVTEVDVRLVWSPAWTVQKMSRYARIALGIK; translated from the coding sequence ATGGCGTATACAGAAGATCAAATTAAGGACATTCAGGAGCGTATTTTTCATGCTCTTGAAGAAGTTATCGATCCCGAATTGGGCATTGATATTATCAATCTCGGTCTGATATATGAAATTCGCTTTGTTGAAGGAAAGGCGGAAATTGACATGACCCTAACTACCATGGGTTGTCCTCTGGCAGATTTGATTACAGACCAAATTCATGATGTTCTCACCTCTGTTCCTGAGGTGACAGAAGTGGATGTTCGTTTGGTTTGGTCACCTGCTTGGACGGTGCAAAAAATGAGTCGTTATGCTCGGATTGCACTTGGAATTAAGTAA
- a CDS encoding aminotransferase class I/II-fold pyridoxal phosphate-dependent enzyme, whose product MKNQHQAPIYEGLVKLRKKRIVPFDVPGHKRGRGNPELVELLGEKCVGIDVNSMKPLDNLGHPVSIIRDAEELAAEAFGASHAFLMVGGTTSSVQTMILATCKAGDKIILPRNVHKSALNALVLCGAIPVYVDMSVEPRIGIALGLENEAFERAIAEHPDAVAVLINNPTYYGICSDLKTLTQLAHEAGMKVLVDEAHGAHLHFSDKLPVAAMDVGADMAAVSMHKSGGSLTQSSILLVGPDMNVEYVRQIINLTQSTSASYLLLSSLDISRRNLALRGKESFEKVIEMAEYARREINAIGGYYAYSKELIDGKSVYDFDVTKLSIYTQGIGLTGIEVYDLLRDEYDIQIEFGDIGNILAYISIGDRLQDIERLVGALADIKRLYSRDGSDLISGEYIQPQLVLSPQEAFYADRESRSLQEAVGQVCGEFVMCYPPGIPLLSPGERVTQEIVDYIIFAKERGCSVQGTEDPDVNFINVIKEV is encoded by the coding sequence ATGAAAAATCAACATCAGGCCCCTATTTATGAGGGGCTTGTCAAACTCAGGAAGAAACGGATTGTTCCTTTTGATGTACCTGGTCACAAGCGGGGCCGTGGTAATCCAGAATTGGTAGAGTTATTGGGCGAAAAGTGCGTTGGCATCGATGTCAATTCCATGAAACCTTTGGACAATCTAGGGCATCCAGTTTCCATCATCCGCGATGCAGAAGAATTGGCTGCAGAGGCCTTTGGTGCCAGTCATGCCTTTCTCATGGTTGGGGGAACAACCTCCTCAGTGCAGACCATGATTCTGGCGACTTGTAAGGCGGGGGATAAAATCATCCTTCCTCGAAATGTCCACAAATCAGCCCTCAATGCCCTGGTACTCTGTGGTGCCATTCCCGTCTATGTGGATATGAGCGTTGAGCCACGGATTGGGATTGCCCTTGGCTTAGAAAATGAGGCCTTTGAACGGGCCATTGCAGAACACCCCGATGCGGTGGCGGTTCTAATCAACAACCCGACCTACTATGGGATCTGCTCAGACTTAAAGACCTTGACCCAGCTGGCCCATGAAGCGGGCATGAAGGTCTTGGTGGACGAAGCCCACGGTGCTCACTTGCATTTTTCGGACAAATTGCCAGTGGCTGCTATGGATGTGGGGGCTGATATGGCCGCTGTTTCCATGCACAAATCAGGCGGTAGTCTGACCCAGAGCTCTATTTTGCTGGTCGGTCCAGATATGAATGTGGAATACGTTCGTCAGATTATTAACTTAACCCAGTCTACATCTGCCTCCTACCTGCTTTTGTCCAGTCTGGATATTTCCCGCCGCAATCTGGCCCTTCGAGGTAAGGAATCCTTTGAAAAAGTCATTGAAATGGCGGAATACGCTCGCCGGGAAATCAATGCCATCGGTGGCTACTATGCTTATTCCAAAGAATTGATTGATGGCAAGTCGGTCTATGATTTTGATGTTACCAAGTTGTCTATTTACACGCAAGGAATCGGCCTGACAGGGATTGAAGTTTATGATTTGCTGCGGGATGAGTACGACATTCAGATTGAATTTGGGGATATTGGCAATATCCTGGCCTATATTTCCATCGGTGACCGCCTGCAGGATATCGAGCGGCTGGTGGGAGCACTGGCTGACATCAAGCGGCTCTATTCACGCGATGGTTCAGATCTGATTTCAGGCGAATACATCCAGCCCCAGCTGGTCTTGTCACCGCAGGAAGCCTTTTATGCAGATCGGGAAAGCCGCTCCCTGCAAGAAGCGGTTGGTCAGGTCTGTGGGGAATTTGTCATGTGTTATCCGCCAGGGATTCCGCTTTTGTCACCTGGTGAGCGCGTGACCCAGGAAATCGTAGACTACATCATCTTCGCCAAGGAGCGCGGTTGCTCCGTCCAAGGGACAGAAGATCCAGATGTCAACTTCATCAATGTCATTAAGGAGGTCTAG